Sequence from the Cyanobacteria bacterium GSL.Bin1 genome:
ACGGGGGTTCACTCTCGTAAAGTGTTTGAGTTTAGGAACGCGCCGATAAAGGGGCATTTGACCCCCTTCAAAACCACGGAATGGACTAGGACCGGAACGAGCTTTTTGACCGCGCATTCCTTTGCCGCAACTGGCTCCTTGTCCGGCTGAAATGCCGCGTCCCAAACGACGACTCTGTTTACGAGAGCCTTTTTTGGGTTTTAATTCGTGTAGTTTCATAGTTTGATTGTTATTTGTGATTGAATAACCAATGACTAACGACAGACGTCTTATCGAATGTCTCTAGGAGAAAATTTGTTCTAGAGGCACACTCCGCTCGTTGGCTACCTCTTTGAAGGTGCGTAAGGACGCTAAGGCATCGATCGCGGCTCTGGCATTGTTTAGGGGATTGGAAGAACCCAACTGCTTAGCCAGAATATTTTTGACCCCAGACAGTTCGAGAACCGTCCGCACCGCGCCCCCAGCAATTACACCCGTACCGGGTGCTGCGGGACGAACCATCACTTTTGCTCCGCCAGCAAAACCATTAGCCCGGTGGGGAATGGAATTACTCTTAGTGATCGGAACATCAACCAGTTGTTTTTTGGCATCGGCAACGCCTTTGCGTACCGCACCAATCACATCACCGGCTTTGCCAACACCGACTCCCACTTGACCGCGATCATTGCCAACAACCACGATCGCGCGGAAGCTCAGTTTTTTACCGCCTTTAACCACTTTACTCACGCGTCGAATCTGAATCACGCGCTCTTGAAACTGGCTGTCTTCCTTTTTGCTTTGGTTTCGTTTTGCCATGATTTCCCCCTTAAAATTCTAGTCCGGCTTCACGAGCGGCATCCGCTAGGCTACGCACCCGCCCATGATAAACATTGCCCCCGCGATCAAAGACCACTTGTTTGATACCTTTTTCGATCGCGCGCTGCGCTACTAAGGTGCCCACTGCAGCAGAGGCCTCGCAAGTGCCCGTTGACTCTAAGGTTTGCCGTAAATTGGGATCGACGGTGGAAGCAGCGACTAAGGTATGTTGTTGCTTGTCGTCGATCACTTGTGCGTAAATATGCTGATGGGA
This genomic interval carries:
- the rpsE gene encoding 30S ribosomal protein S5; the protein is MAKRNQSKKEDSQFQERVIQIRRVSKVVKGGKKLSFRAIVVVGNDRGQVGVGVGKAGDVIGAVRKGVADAKKQLVDVPITKSNSIPHRANGFAGGAKVMVRPAAPGTGVIAGGAVRTVLELSGVKNILAKQLGSSNPLNNARAAIDALASLRTFKEVANERSVPLEQIFS
- a CDS encoding 50S ribosomal protein L18, whose protein sequence is MKNNRKELIKQRHRRIRRKVEGTAERPRLAVFRSHQHIYAQVIDDKQQHTLVAASTVDPNLRQTLESTGTCEASAAVGTLVAQRAIEKGIKQVVFDRGGNVYHGRVRSLADAAREAGLEF